Proteins from a genomic interval of Diospyros lotus cultivar Yz01 chromosome 6, ASM1463336v1, whole genome shotgun sequence:
- the LOC127804508 gene encoding uncharacterized protein LOC127804508, with translation MAVLHGWNKITRCKAFPLSLAGQAQQWFIELPAGHIRSFEQLKKEFLKAFSTYVPKKKSPMYLMSLQQRPTKSLKQYIKRFRAATQEVRDLPVGLAAFALLNGTTYAPLRRSLAFAEPNSMAELFARAEQFIIQMEILEAWECKRRGRLNDVGSDRSVKVQRREEPPKMQFWSFTPLTEPRAAVLSSIAHTRLINFPPRFNQLMGRNMDSFYKFHKTSGHTTEQCWELRNQIEQLIREGKLDQFILDKPRNQQG, from the coding sequence ATGGCGGTGTTACATGGGTGGAACAAGATCACCAGGTGCAAGGCTTTCCCTCTCTCATTAGCAGGACAAGCTCAACAGTGGTTCATTGAGTTACCTGCCGGACATATCCGTTCATTCGAGCAACTAAAGAAAGAATTTCTGAAAGCGTTCTCTACTTACGTCCCGAAGAAAAAAAGTCCCATGTATTTGATGAGCTTGCAGCAAAGGCCAACCAAATCCTTAAAACAATACATCAAGAGATTTAGAGCTGCGACACAAGAAGTAAGAGACCTCCCGGTTGGTTTGGCGGCATTCGCCTTGCTTAATGGAACCACCTACGCCCCTCTTAGAAGATCCCTAGCCTTTGCCGAGCCAAACTCAATGGCCGAATTGTTTGCTCGAGCTGAACAATTTAtcatccaaatggaaattttggaagcaTGGGAATGTAAAAGAAGGGGAAGGCTGAACGACGTTGGGTCAGACAGATCAGTGAAGGTACAGAGAAGAGAAGAGCCCCCGAAGATGCAATTTTGGAGCTTTACTCCCCTTACTGAGCCGAGAGCCGCTGTCCTTTCCTCCATTGCACATACTAGACTAATTAATTTCCCTCCACGTTTCAATCAGCTGATGGGTAGGAACAtggattctttttataaatttcacaaaacCTCAGGGCATACTACAGAGCAGTGTTGGGAACTACGAAATCAGATTGAGCAGCTAATTAGAGAGGGGAAGCTCGATCAATTCATACTGGATAAGCCAAGAAACCAACAAGGCTGA